In Zingiber officinale cultivar Zhangliang chromosome 8B, Zo_v1.1, whole genome shotgun sequence, a single genomic region encodes these proteins:
- the LOC122016310 gene encoding protein GAMETE EXPRESSED 1-like: MMHSLSWLLFLCLCFGSHGLPWPFSAPSSAQQGVPSEPVGGVAAQFSVENFDDRRGVKLVEDARRKLAGPNTCWHNAYRSLFSSCGEIVSDKEKQSRLAWKLSDCFQIDSGRSALPSCGEGAAMVKCLKKLDDLEHKIYLEFFLETNSICHQLQTDAFKHETERLVNELSRSAHFAEEKLGAIEASSEKLLQNANDVQDSLSSIGLQTHQLAQSSSAVAAQIDSVLQHSQAIFAQSKEIAASQSELRGGQLDMKEKLMAGIADLQDSYKSLDDGMLRLREETIEIEKEIQVVGDSMTSKMQQLQTKADDIGDVAGASLEKQRQLLDRQAMALEGLDTLAKFQSQAMEESRGTLRSLAELGHKQQEELLRGQEQIQSAHARLIKNSQSILAAQEEFESKQANIFAALDKLFALHNAILVESRSIKAFFFYSCTIFLLHMLTSTKQTYRIRARLYLGLCATFVIEALIVKHGEDDFNQQSRILSKVFLARSSFLVIATTQILHSLITYRDYEILNHQLLQTLVEKVRIMEQNAESSSCLESDGIISTSWLSWMHEELPDDEDEKLDPDYSLLEEVGENSVVLVPDDRKYNLRPRLRQR, translated from the exons ATGATGCACTCCTTGTCATGGCTTCTCTTCCTGTGTCTATGCTTCGGGAGCCATGGCCTTCCTTGGCCCTTCTCTGCTCCGTCCTCCGCACAGCAAGGCGTGCCGAGCGAGCCCGTCGGGGGAGTGGCCGCGCAGTTCTCCGTGGAAAATTTCGACGACCGGAGAGGGGTGAAGTTGGTGGAGGACGCGAGGAGGAAGCTCGCCGGCCCGAACACTTGCTGGCACAACGCGTACCGAAGCCTCTTCTCCAGCTGCGGAGAGATCGTATCCGACAAGGAGAAGCAGTCGAGATTGGCGTGGAAGCTGAGCGATTGCTTTCAGATTGATTCGGGCAGGTCAGCTCTTCCTTCGTGCGGCGAAGGGGCGGCCATGGTGAAATGCCTCAAGAAATTGGACGATTTGGAGCACAAAATCTATCTCGAGTTCTTCCTGGAGACCAATTCCATCTGCCACCAATTGCA GACTGATGCATTCAAGCATGAGACGGAGCGGCTGGTGAACGAGTTATCGAGATCAGCTCACTTTGCAGAGGAGAAGCTCGGAGCCATAGAAGCATCGTCGGAGAAACTGCTGCAAAATGCGAACGACGTGCAGGACTCGCTGTCTTCGATCGGCCTCCAGACGCACCAACTGGCGCAATCGTCCAGCGCGGTGGCGGCGCAGATCGACAGCGTGCTGCAGCACTCGCAGGCGATCTTCGCACAGTCCAAGGAAATCGCAGCCTCCCAGTCGGAGCTCAGAGGAGGGCAGCTCGATATGAAGGAGAAGCTCATGGCCGGCATCGCTGACTTGCAGGATTCCTACAAGAGCCTGGACGATGGAATGCTGAGGCTGAGGGAGGAAACCATCGAGATCGAGAAGGAAATACAGGTCGTCGGCGATTCCATGACCTCCAAGATGCAGCAACTCCAAACCAAAGCCGACGATATTGGCGACGTCGCCGGCGCTTCCTTGGAGAAGCAGAGGCAGCTTCTGGACAGGCAGGCCATGGCGCTCGAAGGCCTCGATACCCTCGCAAAGTTCCAATCACAAGCCATGGAAGAAAGCAG GGGAACGCTGCGAAGCCTAGCAGAGCTCGGTCATAAGCAGCAAGAGGAGTTGCTGCGAGGACAAGAACAGATCCAAAGTGCTCATGCTCGTCTGATCAAGAACTCTCAATCGATATTAGCAGCTCAGGAAGAATTCGAATCGAAGCAAGCCAACATATTTGCTGCACTAGACAAGCTCTTCGCGCTGCACAACGCGATCTTAGTCGAGTCGCGATCCATCAAGGCTTTCTTCTTCTACTCCTGCACCATCTTCCTTCTCCACATGCTCACCAGCACCAAGCAGACTTACAGAATCCGGGCACGCCTTTATTTAG GTCTGTGTGCCACATTCGTGATCGAGGCTCTCATAGTTAAGCATGGCGAAGATGACTTCAATCAACAATCTCGAATCTTATCGAAAGTGTTCCTGGCCAGAAGTTCCTTTCTAGTCATTGCTACCACCCAAATACTTCACTCCCTGATCACTTACAGAGACTATGAGATTTTGAATCATCAGCTGCTGCAAACGTTGGTGGAGAAGGTTCGGATCATGGAACAGAATGCAGAGTCGTCTTCATGCTTGGAGAGTGATGGTATTATCAGTACGAGCTGGTTATCATGGATGCATGAGGAATTGCCCGATGATGAAGATGAAAAACTTGATCCTGATTACTCGTTGCTCGAGGAAGTCGGAGAGAATTCAGTGGTTTTGGTTCCAGACGACCGGAAGTACAACCTCCGGCCTCGCCTTCGGCAACGATGA
- the LOC122016372 gene encoding putative vesicle-associated membrane protein 726 has protein sequence MGQQTLIYSFVARGTVILVEYTAFTGNFTSVASQCLQKLPSSNNRFTYNCDGHTFNYLVENGFTYCVVAVESAGKQTPMALLERVKEDFSKKYGAKAATATANGLNREFKSKLKEHMQFCIDHPEEINKIAKVKAQVSEVKGVMMENIEKVLERGEKIELLVDKTEDLRSQAQDFRQQGTKLKRKMWVDNMKIKLAVFGIIGLLILLIILSICPGFRCF, from the exons ATGGGGCAGCAAACGCTCATCTACAGCTTCGTCGCCCGGGGCACCGTCATCTTGGTCGAGTACACCGCCTTCACAGGGAACTTCACCTCCGTCGCCTCCCAATGCCTCCAGAAGCTCCCTTCCTCCAACAACAGGTTCACCTACAACTGCGACGGCCACACCTTCAATTACCTCGTCGAGAATGGATTCA CATACTGTGTAGTTGCTGTTGAGTCAGCTGGCAAACAAACTCCCATGGCCTTGCTGGAGAGGGTTAAGGAGGACTTCAGTAAAAAATATGGAGCAAAAGCAGCAACCGCCACAGCCAATGGCCTAAACCGAGAATTCAA GTCAAAGCTTAAAGAGCACATGCAATTCTGTATTGATCACCCCGAAGAGATAAACAAGATAGCCAAAGTGAAAGCTCAAGTTTCTGAAGTAAAAGGAGTCATGATGGAGAACATTGAGAAG GTTCTTGAGCGGGGTGAGAAAATTGAACTTCTCGTCGACAAAACTGAAGATCTTCGCTCCCAG GCACAAGATTTCAGGCAACAAGGCACAAAGCTGAAAAGGAAAATGTGGGTAGACAATATGAAGATAAAGTTGGCTGTTTTCGGCATCATCGGTCTCCTTATTCTGCTCATAATCTTATCAATTTGCCCTGGCTTCAGATGCTTCTGA
- the LOC122013335 gene encoding uncharacterized protein LOC122013335 — protein MALEWVALGYTAGAEAIMLLFLTLPGLDILRRGLVAVVRSALKPLLAVVPFCLFLLADIYWKYEMRPTCEQEHACSPSEHVRHQKSIMKSQRNALLIAAALLLYWLLFSVTGLLVRINQLNQRIEKLK, from the coding sequence ATGGCTCTGGAATGGGTGGCGCTGGGCTACACGGCCGGCGCGGAGGCGATCATGCTGCTCTTCCTTACGCTCCCGGGCCTCGACATTCTCCGCCGAGGGCTCGTCGCCGTCGTCCGCAGCGCCTTGAAGCCGCTCCTCGCGGTGGTGCCCTTCTGCCTCTTCCTCCTGGCCGACATCTACTGGAAGTACGAGATGCGGCCGACCTGCGAGCAGGAGCACGCGTGCTCCCCCTCCGAGCACGTCCGCCACCAGAAGTCCATCATGAAGAGCCAGCGCAACGCCCTCCTCATCGCTGCCGCGCTCCTCCTCTACTGGCTCCTCTTCTCTGTCACTGGCCTTCTGGTCCGCATCAACCAGCTCAACCAGCGCATCGAGAAACTCAAATGA
- the LOC122014629 gene encoding 65-kDa microtubule-associated protein 7-like, whose amino-acid sequence MVGISDGMIRSCGALLEELQQIWEEIGESKADKDRMLADAERECIEIYRRKVDEAGKAKAQLHQSVAAKEAEVAALVATLGEHSFHSMKDKKPASLRQQLASVISVLDNLRAKKDERAKIFSDMRSQIEKISEEIREYENQQDNTTNPIIIDEHDLSTRKLDEYHAQLRTLQKDKSDRLQKVLEYVNEVHFLCAMLGLDFRKTVVEVHPSLQETSPGKPTSISNKTLEGLAKAILKLKADKKIQLQKMRENMESLYELWKLMDTSEDERRYFVKLARYLDLPEQNVTHTGLLSCETIEQVESEVSRLTKLKVSRMKELVLKRRSELEEECRRAHVEPDTSTETEKTTAMIDTGLVDPSELLANIEAQIIKVKEESMSRRDIMDRIIKWLAACEEEAWLQQYNQDGKRYNAGRGSHINLKHAEKARIAVSKIPAMVDNLISKTFAWEDDRKKPFLYDGVRLVSILEEYKLTRQQKEEERKRFRDQKKLQALLLSEKEAMFGSKSVPKRSNSLNRKYANGNGFMTPAPRRISVGSGTPELLTPRSYSARENGYFKEPRRLSMAPLNFVALPKDDSMSTLTSISGSEPESPLLN is encoded by the exons ATGGTGGGAATCTCAGATGGAATGATCAGGAGCTGTGGTGCTTTGCTGGAAGAGCTTCAG CAAATTTGGGAGGAAATTGGGGAAAGTAAAGCAGACAAAGACCGCATGCTCGCAGATGCCGAAAGGGAGTGCATCGAAATTTACCGGAGGAAGGTTGATGAAGCTGGCAAGGCCAAGGCACAGCTTCATCAGTCTGTTGCTGCCAAAGAAGCAGAGGTTGCAGCTCTGGTTGCCACCCTGGGAGAGCATTCCTTTCATTCAATG AAAGACAAGAAACCAGCATCACTGAGACAGCAGCTAGCTTCAGTCATTTCTGTTTTGGATAATCTCAGAGCAAAGAAGGATGAGAGAGCCAAAATCTTTTCTGATATGCGATCTCAGATAGAGAAGATCAGTGAGGAGATAAGAGAATATGAAAACCAACAGGATAACACAACAAATCCTATCATAATAGATGAACATGATCTCTCAACAAGAAAGCTCGATGAGTACCATGCCCAACTTCGTACCCTCCAGAAGGATAAG TCCGATCGCCTCCAGAAGGTTTTGGAGTACGTGAATGAGGTGCATTTCTTATGTGCCATGCTCGGGTTAGATTTCAGGAAAACAGTGGTTGAGGTGCACCCAAGTTTGCAGGAGACATCACCAGGGAAACCTACAAGCATTAGCAACAAGACTCTTGAAGGTTTGGCCAAAGCTATCTTGAAGCTAAAAGCGGACAAAAAGATTCAACTGCAAAAG ATGCGTGAAAATATGGAGTCACTATATGAGCTGTGGAAGTTAATGGATACATCAGAAGACGAGAGGAGGTATTTTGTAAAACTAGCACGCTACCTTGACTTGCCCGAACAGAATGTTACACATACAGGTTTACTCTCGTGTGAGACGATCGAGCAG GTAGAGTCTGAAGTTAGTAGGCTAACCAAGCTAAAAGTTAGCAGAATGAAAGAACTAGTTTTGAAGAGAAGGTCAGAACTGGAGGAAGAATGTAGAAGAGCACATGTCGAACCTGATACAAGCACGGAAACAGAGAAAACCACTGCAATGATCGACACTG GTCTTGTAGATCCTTCTGAACTGTTAGCTAATATTGAAGCACAAATAATAAAGGTGAAAGAAGAATCGATGAGCAGAAGAGATATCATGGATAGAATAATCAAATGGCTTGCCGCTTGTGAAGAAGAAGCTTGGCTTCAGCAATACAACCAG GATGGAAAGAGGTACAATGCTGGAAGAGGTAGTCATATAAACCTAAAACACGCAGAGAAGGCACGAATTGCTGTTAGCAAAATTCCAG CTATGGTGGACAATCTTATTAGCAAAACATTTGCCTGGGAAGATGACAGGAAAAAGCCCTTTCTATATGATGGG GTTCGCTTGGTATCTATTCTCGAGGAGTATAAACTTACTAGACaacaaaaggaagaagagaggaaaagatttCGC GACCAGAAGAAGCTGCAAGCTTTACTGCTCTCGGAGAAGGAAGCAATGTTTGGTTCAAAATCAGTCCCAAAAAGGAGCAACAGTTTGAACAGGAAGTATGCAAATGGAAACGGATTCATGACACCAGCACCACGACGGATATCAGTTGGAAGTGGAACTCCAGAGCTCCTCACACCGCGCTCATATTCCGCGCGCGAGAATGGGTACTTCAAGGAGCCAAGGAGGTTGTCAATGGCACCATTGAACTTTGTTGCTCTACCCAAAGATGACTCCATGTCCACACTCACATCCATCAGTGGTTCAGAACCTGAGTCTCCACTCCTAAATTGA
- the LOC122016311 gene encoding uncharacterized protein LOC122016311, whose amino-acid sequence MAIFSSSTSSSHFFFFFLLLLSFLLLLSLSAAEDLSSASNGTTIYDLLPQYGLPPGLLPDTVKAFSLSSNGSFSVDLYGPCYVDFEYLVYYETKVSGVVRYGGIEDLKGVKVRRFLIWMDVDAIKVDLPPSQYIYFQVGWITRKLGVEQFRTVHSCNGNKELLDGTQELFDWSL is encoded by the coding sequence ATGGCGATCTTCTCTTCTTCCACGTCTTCTTCtcactttttcttcttcttcctcctcctcctctcctttcttctccttctctccctctccgcCGCCGAAGACCTCTCCTCGGCTTCTAACGGCACCACCATCTACGATCTCCTGCCCCAGTACGGCCTCCCCCCGGGCCTCCTCCCCGACACGGTCAAGGCCTTCTCCCTGAGTTCCAACGGAAGCTTCTCTGTCGATCTCTACGGCCCTTGCTACGTCGACTTCGAGTACCTCGTCTACTATGAGACCAAGGTCTCAGGCGTCGTCAGGTACGGCGGCATCGAGGACCTCAAAGGAGTCAAGGTTCGCCGGTTCCTGATTTGGATGGACGTCGACGCCATCAAGGTCGACCTCCCACCCTCCCAGTATATATACTTCCAGGTCGGGTGGATCACGCGCAAGCTCGGCGTCGAGCAGTTCCGGACGGTGCACTCCTGCAACGGGAATAAGGAGCTCCTAGATGGTACCCAGGAGCTTTTCGATTGGTCGCTATAG
- the LOC122014630 gene encoding protein Barley B recombinant-like, which translates to MDGDGMGMRGWAYYEQTLKGNLGLQLMSMVSTECESTKLLLPNGGFVRHDCETPPQPSVPMDFVRNGWINHRDNKMVHMLPFNHGYSILSEPHGFHSLPMVQQPAPPPENGKAVVLIENELQSVKEAPLRKRSQVQPHPCKAPRIKKPKKVPSPNDESTGHSGDRASTAKKSTDIVINGFDLDISSIPTPVCSCTGSRRQCYKWGVGGWQSACCTTYISMHPLPMSTKKRGARIAGRKMSLGAFKKVLEKLTGEGYSLSNPIDLKNHWAKHGTNKFVTIR; encoded by the coding sequence ATGGATGGGGATGGAATGGGGATGCGTGGTTGGGCCTACTACGAGCAGACCTTGAAAGGCAACTTGGGGCTACAGCTCATGTCCATGGTCTCAACCGAGTGCGAATCCACGAAGCTGCTTCTTCCGAATGGAGGCTTCGTCCGCCATGACTGTGAGACTCCTCCTCAGCCATCAGTTCCAATGGATTTTGTGCGAAACGGTTGGATCAACCACAGAGACAACAAAATGGTCCACATGCTCCCCTTCAATCATGGTTACTCGATCCTTTCTGAACCTCATGGATTCCATTCACTGCCAATGGTGCAACAACCTGCGCCTCCGCCAGAGAATGGAAAGGCGGTCGTATTGATTGAAAATGAATTGCAAAGTGTAAAGGAGGCACCTTTGAGAAAAAGATCCCAAGTGCAGCCTCACCCTTGCAAGGCCCCAAGGATTAAGAAGCCAAAGAAGGTTCCTTCACCAAATGATGAGTCTACTGGCCATTCTGGTGATCGAGCAAGCACTGCAAAGAAGAGTACTGATATCGTTATAAATGGATTTGACCTGGACATTTCAAGCATACCTACTCCAGTGTGCTCTTGCACAGGCAGTCGGCGACAATGCTATAAGTGGGGAGTTGGAGGGTGGCAATCTGCTTGCTGCACTACTTATATTTCAATGCACCCACTCCCTATGAGCACAAAGAAGAGAGGGGCGCGAATTGCTGGCAGGAAGATGAGCCTCGGCGCATTCAAGAAGGTCCTGGAGAAGCTCACTGGGGAAGGATATAGTTTGTCTAACCCAATTGACTTGAAGAATCATTGGGCAAAACATGGTACGAATAAATTTGTAACAATCAGGTAA
- the LOC122013415 gene encoding diphthamide biosynthesis protein 3, whose protein sequence is MSYDEVEIEDMEWNEELQAFTYPCPCGDLFQITKEDLRLGEEIARCPSCSLFITVVYNPEDFTDRPDKSKKTPAQPSPVAVA, encoded by the coding sequence ATGTCGTACGACGAGGTGGAGATCGAGGATATGGAATGGAACGAGGAGTTGCAAGCTTTCACCTACCCCTGCCCTTGCGGTGACTTATTTCAGATCACTAAGGAAGATCTTCGCCTCGGGGAGGAGATCGCTCGCTGCCCCAGTTGCTCCCTCTTCATCACGGTCGTCTACAATCCTGAGGATTTTACTGATCGCCCTGACAAGTCGAAGAAGACCCCCGCCCAGCCGTCGCCTGTCGCAGTGGCTTGA